The DNA sequence GTTTTGCTCCTACTGTTCTGTATCCCAGTGATGGTCTCCAGCAAAACCACCCCAAAACTGTAGACATCAGCCTTTTCTGTTAGCTGGCCATGAGCCAAGTACTCTGGCGCCATATACCCCCTGTGGATTCACGAACAGTAGAAGCAACAACAAATGTTAAATcacttttgttttgtgttgTTTAATTTGATACTTATTCCTTGTTATTCAAGAGAAATTACGTACAAGGTTCCGGCAATGGCAGTGCTGATGTGGCTCACATCTTCTTCAAAGGATCTAGCCAATCCAAAATCAGCAATTTTAGCTCGAAACTTTGAGTCAAGCAAGATGTTACTAGCCTTGATGTCTCGGTGAATGATCTTGGTTTTCGAGTTCTCGTGCAGGTAAGCCAAACCTTCAACTGTTCCCACGATAATATCAAATCTCTTCTCCCAATTGAGTGATCTGCCTCTGTCTCGATCTGTATGGTTTTGAAACTAATCAGAAGAGGTGTTTATAAACAATGGTTCAAGTGGATGTTTAATGAAATGAACATGTCAGCGTTTACCAAAAATGAAGCGGTCGAGGCTCTTGTTGGGAAGGAATTCATAGACGAGTAGACTTTCAGGTCCAGAACAACTACAGCCAAGCAACCTTACTAAATTTTTGTGCTCCACACTACTAATTATGTTCACTTCATTGTAGAAGTCTGCTGCTCTATGTTTGTTATTGAAGAAAAGCCTCTTCACAGCTATCTCTCTTCCGTCCGACAGAACTCCCTGCATCAACATAGACAGAAGAGGAAGGAAGGGATGATGAAATCTCAGTGTTTGAGCTTATTAAGCTAATTGCATGTTTGAAGGTAACAATAAGAAGACTGGCCTTATAAACAGTGCCAAATCCTCCTTGTCCAAGCATGTTAGCCTCAGCAAAACATTCTGTTGCCTTTTCAAGGGTAGAGTACTTGAAATTCAAGCTGCTATTGTTGAGTGTTTTCACCATCTTGTTTGCATCATTTGAACCTTTCAATACATATGGCAATCAAGTGAACATCAAGTAGAAACAAAGAACTTATTTTCAACAAGTAGAAAGGCGCTGTTTTAAATATACCTTTTCGTTTCATCTTTACATATCTGTTATTCAAGATGTAGATTCCAATCAACACACCAGCGACCAAAACAGCAATCGAGCTTACCACTGAGATTACAATTGCTATAATGTTACCTGCAGAGATCGTCCATAGTAAATTCAAGTAAGAAGCTAGTAGTGGTGGCGTATAATACAACaccaattttcattcataccTCTGAACCTTGCAGCTCGAGCTTCCCTATTTAGGAAGTCAACGCTAGAGTATCTGATGAAGCAGCCAGTGTTGAGGGCCCTTGCTTCGGACTGAGGCAAGCATTTGAGGATAGAAGCAGAGGCGTTTTGCAAACAGGAAGTGCAGGAGCTGCGTTTCAAATTCTTCCAGCACTGAGCCAACAGGTAGACCGAGAGATTGGAGGTTCCAGGGACAGGCACTTCAACTCTGGCATACCCTCCATTGTTGGGTGCAATGTCAACTGCTCGGCCCACAGCCTGCCTGGCCGACTGTCCAAAAAGGGAGTTGGTAGTAATGGAGGTGTTGCCGCACACAGCCCTGTCCAGAGGCCCCTTATATTCGTTATAAAAGCTGTAGTTCTCAGCCCTCATGAAGCAGCCATCCAGGAAAATTCGGCCACCATTGAAAGGAAAGCACTGAGGCAGGACAGTACGAGCTTCGGCATAACATAACACACAATCCATCAGCGACAAATCTCCGTAACATTGAGCGAGGCCGTAGTTGGCGTCCGGCCCTTTCCCTGCCAGTGCCACTCCAAAGCCACCAGTTCGCATTTGATCGCTGATTATTTGCATGGTGGCAACGAAGTTTGGCACAAAAGCCGTTGTATTATGCTCTAACACGGTGGAACAAAGTATGTTCACCGTTTGGGATCTGGGGTTGGCCAGTGTGGACGTGGTCTGAAGCAAGAAAAGAGCGgtgatgaaaatgatgaagaagCCATATGTGGGAAGAAGTGGCGATGCAGTGTTCATTGGCAGCTTCCTTTTGTGTGTGTGCTACGAATTCAAAGGAAGTATTGTATATGCAGCAAGAAGAGATAAAGAGACGTGAGAATTATATAGTATATGTAGaagggaagagaacaaaaaacagaaaCGCCcatattcatatcatatcatatcatgtgAGCACttcaaaatggaaaagaaaccAAACATGATATCTGTCTTATGTGTTACCAAGTTTGTTTGGTTCCAAATATTCATATTCTTTACTGTTCTTTATGGTATTCTGTGGAAGTCAACTCAACTCGGTTTCAAGTCAATAGATTCTCTTTTCAgagtggaaaaaaaaacagtattttttttataaaaaaaataataataaaccaaatacaataaagggaagaaaaaagaaaagaaaaagattatgTGATTAAAAGGAGACGCGTTGTGCgcaataaaaaaagaaaaaaagaaaaggaaatgaaggAATTGTGATCATTGAATCAACCACTTAATTGTGGCTTCACCTCCAAGTCTTAGTGGGGCAGTAGAGGTGGGTTGGATCAATACTCCATAATTCCCTTCATTCTTCCTCCTCTAAAATATCGTTCAAGATTAACACAAGATTCATAGAAGGAAGagtaatataaacaaaaaagaaatataagaacagaaatgattaaaaaattgttcagTTAAAAGTTGGATGCGCAGACTAATGAAAACACAGGCACTGTAATGGAATGGTGAGgccccaaacccaccactgaTGGAGCATTCAAAGGAGTAATAATACAAATGATGAGAATTAGAATGAGTAGAAAATGATGGAAATGGcgaaatttcataaatataaagaaaaaagaagaagaagaagaagatggatgAGAATGAGTACCAGACATATGCCAATAGGGTGAATCCAGAGCTCCCCCAAAAACAATTATTGGAGTGAATATGCGTTTATACCAACTTGGATGTTACTATCTCAAACCCAATTCCGCATAAACTGATGCTCAAACTTCAAACAAATAAGATTGTGATTGGAATAAAGAGGGAACATTTTCGATTCATACTGTGTATCCCCAATTATTTAATGCATAATACATAGCAACATAACATCTCAACTTTTTGAGTTAAACTATAACAACTATTTCTATGTTATAACACTTTTTCCACTTCAAGATATTGCAAAAATCATTCTACAATTATCCTATTGCTATTGCTATTGCTATTGCTACAACTAAACCAAAACTATAACATGCACATCAAAAAATGGTtatacataattttaattagtaaaaGCGACAAAAAAGGAGTGTACCATACAGAAGCGGTTGGTTGGGATAGGAAGTGCATACGCAACGCATGGGATGCCAAGCAATCGCTACACTGAAGGGTAAGACTCACGAAACCAAACTATCTGTTACAGTTTTAGACCAAACAAAACACACCAATCAAATTCAGTATATAATAATACGGTTCTGTAATCACCAATGCAAACCCATCTTTTCAATTCAAGAAATACTACCTCCCTGTGTCTTGGAGTCCAGGCGcagacacacacacacacacacacacacacacacacgccTCGGATTGCAGGGATTGAGCTTGTCTTTTgctttttaagataaaaaataatcataaaaaaataataaaaagaatgagTTTCCGAAGCCATTTTTGGTGTGGTTGCTTGTTGTTGGTAGCCATGGCGGGTATGTGGGAGGGCGGGCAGGGGCAGGGGCAGGAGCAGGAGCGAGAGCTTCTGAGTCTGAATCTGGATCCGAATATGGGAGACCTGTGCGGAAAGGCAGAGTACCCGGTTTTGTGTCGATCTGTGGTGAAGGGTCTGAGTAAGCCATCTGTAGCCTTAGAATCCGCGATCAGGCAGTTGATGTTGCAAACAAAAATGGCGAGGACTACAGCCAAGAGGCTGAGGAAGTCACCGGGCATGGAGGTATGCTCCGAGACATACAAAGACGCCTTCGGCAACCTCAAGACTTGCCTTTCGACCCTCAAAACCGGAGACAAACCTACCCTCAACATCAACCTCTCTGCAGCTTTGACCGGCTACGTCACCTGCGACGATGCGGTGGCCGAGAGAGGCGGCACTTCTCCCGTAACCCGAACAAACCTTACACTCCGCCAAATGGCCACCAACTGTTTGTACTTGTCTAGTTTGATTGGCGTTCGCTGAAACATTTGTTTGGAatagttttagttttagttttagtttttatttatttatttattttaaattctagtTTTCATTAATAAGAAAAGGTGGGGATAGAGCATGCAGAAGTGGCCTGGTTTTTCCCCTTCTGccgtttcttttcttttaattctctctcttttctatCCTCTTCCCTATgctttttcttcattcataTTCGACAAAACCTACCATTCGGATgtgacatacatacatacatacatacattacTCATTTGGGACAATTCTGACAACAACTTACAGTCCGAACACACTGTCGTTTTTGTCGCTCCCAAATACATGGATTGAGATATAGTTGGTTAGGAGGGGTTTAAGGAAGGATTTGGGATGTAATAAAGAAGGTGGTGACAGAAAGAACATCTAGGAAACAACTTTGGAGCCCACAGAATGGGAGTGCAATTCCCTTCTGCCCTCAGAACCAAAGTAAGGAATAACAACAACACATATTAATCATCTTACGCACAAGAAAGCTAAAGTTCCAGGCCTTGTACTGGAGACTGGGAACACACATACACTCTCTCTgtttaaagtaaaaaagaaaaagaaaaaaaggagaatCCAGCATGATTTCCATCACTACCCCAGCCA is a window from the Cucurbita pepo subsp. pepo cultivar mu-cu-16 chromosome LG07, ASM280686v2, whole genome shotgun sequence genome containing:
- the LOC111798155 gene encoding cysteine-rich receptor-like protein kinase 2 isoform X2; translated protein: MHTHKRKLPMNTASPLLPTYGFFIIFITALFLLQTTSTLANPRSQTVNILCSTVLEHNTTAFVPNFVATMQIISDQMRTGGFGVALAGKGPDANYGLAQCYGDLSLMDCVLCYAEARTVLPQCFPFNGGRIFLDGCFMRAENYSFYNEYKGPLDRAVCGNTSITTNSLFGQSARQAVGRAVDIAPNNGGYARVEVPVPGTSNLSVYLLAQCWKNLKRSSCTSCLQNASASILKCLPQSEARALNTGCFIRYSSVDFLNREARAARFRGNIIAIVISVVSSIAVLVAGVLIGIYILNNRYVKMKRKGSNDANKMVKTLNNSSLNFKYSTLEKATECFAEANMLGQGGFGTVYKGVLSDGREIAVKRLFFNNKHRAADFYNEVNIISSVEHKNLVRLLGCSCSGPESLLVYEFLPNKSLDRFIFDRDRGRSLNWEKRFDIIVGTVEGLAYLHENSKTKIIHRDIKASNILLDSKFRAKIADFGLARSFEEDVSHISTAIAGTLGYMAPEYLAHGQLTEKADVYSFGVVLLETITGIQNSRSKTSDYLESIVLITWKHFESGTVEGIYDPNLMVDEKEGGGSIKEEILRVVHIGLLCTQETASLRPTMSKVLQMLMKKEDKLPAPTNPPFMDERTMELNDTSDAPSQYNVTEGSSTAASVTHSSFHPR
- the LOC111798155 gene encoding cysteine-rich receptor-like protein kinase 2 isoform X5 → MTTSTLANPRSQTVNILCSTVLEHNTTAFVPNFVATMQIISDQMRTGGFGVALAGKGPDANYGLAQCYGDLSLMDCVLCYAEARTVLPQCFPFNGGRIFLDGCFMRAENYSFYNEYKGPLDRAVCGNTSITTNSLFGQSARQAVGRAVDIAPNNGGYARVEVPVPGTSNLSVYLLAQCWKNLKRSSCTSCLQNASASILKCLPQSEARALNTGCFIRYSSVDFLNREARAARFRGNIIAIVISVVSSIAVLVAGVLIGIYILNNRYVKMKRKGSNDANKMVKTLNNSSLNFKYSTLEKATECFAEANMLGQGGFGTVYKGVLSDGREIAVKRLFFNNKHRAADFYNEVNIISSVEHKNLVRLLGCSCSGPESLLVYEFLPNKSLDRFIFDRDRGRSLNWEKRFDIIVGTVEGLAYLHENSKTKIIHRDIKASNILLDSKFRAKIADFGLARSFEEDVSHISTAIAGTLGYMAPEYLAHGQLTEKADVYSFGVVLLETITGIQNSRSKTSDYLESIVLITWKHFESGTVEGIYDPNLMVDEKEGGGSIKEEILRVVHIGLLCTQETASLRPTMSKVLQMLMKKEDKLPAPTNPPFMDERTMELNDTSDAPSQYNVTEGSSTAASVTHSSFHPR
- the LOC111798155 gene encoding cysteine-rich receptor-like protein kinase 2 isoform X1; protein product: MHFLSQPTASHTHKRKLPMNTASPLLPTYGFFIIFITALFLLQTTSTLANPRSQTVNILCSTVLEHNTTAFVPNFVATMQIISDQMRTGGFGVALAGKGPDANYGLAQCYGDLSLMDCVLCYAEARTVLPQCFPFNGGRIFLDGCFMRAENYSFYNEYKGPLDRAVCGNTSITTNSLFGQSARQAVGRAVDIAPNNGGYARVEVPVPGTSNLSVYLLAQCWKNLKRSSCTSCLQNASASILKCLPQSEARALNTGCFIRYSSVDFLNREARAARFRGNIIAIVISVVSSIAVLVAGVLIGIYILNNRYVKMKRKGSNDANKMVKTLNNSSLNFKYSTLEKATECFAEANMLGQGGFGTVYKGVLSDGREIAVKRLFFNNKHRAADFYNEVNIISSVEHKNLVRLLGCSCSGPESLLVYEFLPNKSLDRFIFDRDRGRSLNWEKRFDIIVGTVEGLAYLHENSKTKIIHRDIKASNILLDSKFRAKIADFGLARSFEEDVSHISTAIAGTLGYMAPEYLAHGQLTEKADVYSFGVVLLETITGIQNSRSKTSDYLESIVLITWKHFESGTVEGIYDPNLMVDEKEGGGSIKEEILRVVHIGLLCTQETASLRPTMSKVLQMLMKKEDKLPAPTNPPFMDERTMELNDTSDAPSQYNVTEGSSTAASVTHSSFHPR
- the LOC111798155 gene encoding cysteine-rich receptor-like protein kinase 2 isoform X4 yields the protein MHFLSQPTASTTSTLANPRSQTVNILCSTVLEHNTTAFVPNFVATMQIISDQMRTGGFGVALAGKGPDANYGLAQCYGDLSLMDCVLCYAEARTVLPQCFPFNGGRIFLDGCFMRAENYSFYNEYKGPLDRAVCGNTSITTNSLFGQSARQAVGRAVDIAPNNGGYARVEVPVPGTSNLSVYLLAQCWKNLKRSSCTSCLQNASASILKCLPQSEARALNTGCFIRYSSVDFLNREARAARFRGNIIAIVISVVSSIAVLVAGVLIGIYILNNRYVKMKRKGSNDANKMVKTLNNSSLNFKYSTLEKATECFAEANMLGQGGFGTVYKGVLSDGREIAVKRLFFNNKHRAADFYNEVNIISSVEHKNLVRLLGCSCSGPESLLVYEFLPNKSLDRFIFDRDRGRSLNWEKRFDIIVGTVEGLAYLHENSKTKIIHRDIKASNILLDSKFRAKIADFGLARSFEEDVSHISTAIAGTLGYMAPEYLAHGQLTEKADVYSFGVVLLETITGIQNSRSKTSDYLESIVLITWKHFESGTVEGIYDPNLMVDEKEGGGSIKEEILRVVHIGLLCTQETASLRPTMSKVLQMLMKKEDKLPAPTNPPFMDERTMELNDTSDAPSQYNVTEGSSTAASVTHSSFHPR
- the LOC111798155 gene encoding cysteine-rich receptor-like protein kinase 2 isoform X3 gives rise to the protein MNTASPLLPTYGFFIIFITALFLLQTTSTLANPRSQTVNILCSTVLEHNTTAFVPNFVATMQIISDQMRTGGFGVALAGKGPDANYGLAQCYGDLSLMDCVLCYAEARTVLPQCFPFNGGRIFLDGCFMRAENYSFYNEYKGPLDRAVCGNTSITTNSLFGQSARQAVGRAVDIAPNNGGYARVEVPVPGTSNLSVYLLAQCWKNLKRSSCTSCLQNASASILKCLPQSEARALNTGCFIRYSSVDFLNREARAARFRGNIIAIVISVVSSIAVLVAGVLIGIYILNNRYVKMKRKGSNDANKMVKTLNNSSLNFKYSTLEKATECFAEANMLGQGGFGTVYKGVLSDGREIAVKRLFFNNKHRAADFYNEVNIISSVEHKNLVRLLGCSCSGPESLLVYEFLPNKSLDRFIFDRDRGRSLNWEKRFDIIVGTVEGLAYLHENSKTKIIHRDIKASNILLDSKFRAKIADFGLARSFEEDVSHISTAIAGTLGYMAPEYLAHGQLTEKADVYSFGVVLLETITGIQNSRSKTSDYLESIVLITWKHFESGTVEGIYDPNLMVDEKEGGGSIKEEILRVVHIGLLCTQETASLRPTMSKVLQMLMKKEDKLPAPTNPPFMDERTMELNDTSDAPSQYNVTEGSSTAASVTHSSFHPR
- the LOC111798158 gene encoding uncharacterized protein LOC111798158; translation: MSFRSHFWCGCLLLVAMAGMWEGGQGQGQEQERELLSLNLDPNMGDLCGKAEYPVLCRSVVKGLSKPSVALESAIRQLMLQTKMARTTAKRLRKSPGMEVCSETYKDAFGNLKTCLSTLKTGDKPTLNINLSAALTGYVTCDDAVAERGGTSPVTRTNLTLRQMATNCLYLSSLIGVR